One segment of Theobroma cacao cultivar B97-61/B2 chromosome 9, Criollo_cocoa_genome_V2, whole genome shotgun sequence DNA contains the following:
- the LOC18589580 gene encoding protochlorophyllide-dependent translocon component 52, chloroplastic, with amino-acid sequence MDVLRASSGIVPSPYIPTATINNSQLTKPLFLNFLFKPLHHRNVSISKLFTTLSSSPASTESVDPPQPEVEADSEQGKFDWYAQWYPVMPVCDLDKRVPHAKKVLGLDLVVWWDRNENEWKVFDDTCPHRLAPLSEGRIDQWGRLQCVYHGWCFGGAGDCKFIPQAAPDGPPVHTFKKACVAAYPSTVQHDILWFWPNADPEYKDIIMKKKPPYLPELEDPSFSKLMANRDIPYGYEVLVENLMDPAHVPYAHYGIMQTRSPKIKADREGGRPLEMSVKKLDVNGFTGKQDWGCSKFIAPCIFHAYADPAVDQGNGSETPAETKKASPANRKIALIFMCVPVSPGNSRLIWTFPRNFGIWIDRIVPRWMFHIRQNLILDSDLYLLHVEERKIMDIGATNWQKACFVPTKSDALVVGFRRWLNKYAGSKIDWRGKFSGALPPSPPREQLMDRYWSHVVNCKSCDAAYKGLNALEVILQVISLISIGIVAATKQGVMSMVTRTTVVSMAIICFAASRWLAHFIYKNFHYHDYNHAFR; translated from the exons ATGGATGTTCTCAGAGCTTCTTCGGGCATTGTTCCTTCACCATACATTCCAACAGCAACAATCAACAACTCCCAGTTGACTAAACCTTTGTTTCTGAATTTTCTGTTCAAACCACTTCATCAcagaaatgtatcgatatccAAGTTGTTTACCACCTTGTCATCATCCCCGGCATCAACAGAATCTGTGGATCCACCTCAGCCAGAAGTTGAGGCTGACAGTGAGCAAGGGAAATTTGATTGGTATGCACAGTGGTACCCAGTTATGCCAGTGTGTGATTTGGATAAGAGGGTGCCACATGCAAAAAAGGTGTTGGGACTTGATCTGGTGGTGTGGTGGGATAGGAATGAGAATGAGTGGAAAGTGTTTGATGATACTTGCCCTCATAGGTTGGCTCCTTTGTCTGAGGGAAGAATTGATCAATGGGGGAGGTTGCAATGCGTATACCATGGCTGGTGCTTCGGTGGCGCCGGTGACTGCAAGTTCATTCCTCAAGCTGCCCCGGATGGCCCTCCG GTCCACACATTCAAGAAAGCATGTGTGGCTGCTTATCCTAGCACCGTGCAGCATGACATTTTGTGGTTTTGGCCAAATGCTGATCCTGAATACAAAGATATTATTATGAAGAAAAAGCCCCCTTACCTTCCGGAATTGGAGGATCCTTCATTTTCAAAGTTGATGGCAAACAGAGATATTCCTTATGG GTATGAGGTCTTGGTTGAAAATCTTATGGATCCTGCTCATGTTCCATATGCACATTATGGAATAATGCAAACTCGGAGCCCCAAGA TCAAGGCTGACAGAGAAGGGGGAAGACCACTTGAGATGAGTGTCAAGAAGTTGGATGTAAATGGTTTCACTGGAAAGCAGGACTGGGGCTGTTCTAAATTTATTGCACCTTGCATCTTTCATGCTTATGCTGATCCTGCGGTTGATCAAGGAAATGGATCTGAAACACCAGCTGAAACCAAAAAG GCATCACCAGCAAATCGGAAAattgctttgatttttatgTGTGTTCCAGTCAGTCCAGGTAATAGCAGATTGATCTGGACCTTCCCGAGAAACTTTGGTATTTGGATTGATAGAATAGTTCCACGATGGATGTTTCACATTCGACAGAACCTGATTCTTGATTCTGATTTGTATCTTCTTCATGTTGAG GAGCGTAAGATAATGGATATTGGTGCTACCAATTGGCAAAAAGCTTGTTTTGTGCCTACAAAGTCAGATGCCTTAGTGGTTGGTTTCAGAAGGTGGTTAAACAAGTATGCTGGCAGTAAGATTGATTGGAGGGGGAAGTTTAGTGGAGCTCTTCCTCCATCCCCTCCTAGAGAACAACTGATGGACAG GTACTGGTCTCATGTGGTGAACTGCAAGAGTTGCGATGCTGCATACAAGGGTCTCAATGCACTTGAAGTCATCTTGCAAGTCATATCCCTTATTTCGATTGGGATTGTTGCTGCAACAAAGCAGGGTGTGATGTCAATGGTCACTAGAACAACAGTGGTTTCGATGGCAATCATATGCTTTGCAGCTTCAAGATGGTTGGCTCACTTCATctacaaaaattttcattaccATGACTATAACCATGCCTTTCGCTGA